In the Solanum pennellii chromosome 5, SPENNV200 genome, one interval contains:
- the LOC107019142 gene encoding LOW QUALITY PROTEIN: uncharacterized protein LOC107019142 (The sequence of the model RefSeq protein was modified relative to this genomic sequence to represent the inferred CDS: inserted 7 bases in 5 codons; substituted 3 bases at 3 genomic stop codons) — protein sequence MAADACNAVTNGXRHLGNSVNNELESAKKRLNFVAEFLKQLEKRLPKTXFHKRTHENRLSAKIESLFEEAHNDFYEIWCHMNNEGRTKVTXSKVLKKLKPAFIARQIKDSKPLRSTIGITVDMMTFVDSLLESVLVLWKCMKDFTAPHITKGEMLEKKLISLRFLIFTAYSCVYEDETIMSDLLIHAEDVAYNAAHSFLCLDSESVVHSEFCKLLETVSPVKPEVTQIYTRVLKGHANSSGAKTSMISHEVVEGFLCSLREDLEELRSRDDSLKVAFGDHMQWLQQGLVYLGTFLLNLPTPCTEDENRFSLLSHIEYVASEAAILVYSLYDKDVDKTTHFPLQVKFNHVKIEVEMVKLHETTEVASLKDLIDKVQQELMFLGAFLMDSLQQCIEQAKITDILSLLLYVTTEAGSVVNSLSNDLEQGDLEREMDIAYCQLVLKFKFVNAVLRQTCPVIFDSSESNYPMRKXFLPINFDVIDSYFSMXKSSKISSFGSPKIDEVLMGFLEYILDHLQELLNDEGSLIVAATNEVKKFYQGLLLLVTFFIDTSIQYTECERQNDLLTETETIVNEAESAVNSLLKTTEVEHVLFHLQVKLNLIKVESGLIELRKHEATVISPLKDLIVNVKDELIFWRSFLMDSLEQTKGKTKITVPFSVQLKLNHIKVESSLIELLKRGATMIAPLKCLIEDVQEELMFLRTFLMDSLEQCKEQTQVSDVLTMVQSVTTGAGSLISSRYFSSNRGDLDREINLMHFALFLMFKFIKAVIRQMCPVISASTTVIDHPLINLLNFVPIYFEVIYPYFGLLKSTKTVYLSSPKMDDILMVFLDYILNNISVLLKNETNLFVTGANEVKKFYQGLLLIVTFIADPPSHYIECKNKNELLMEIETIAIEAEFAVRSSYEDHSVLLPLQLKLNCIMAESSLTKLLKHTDMNPLKNLIVNVKEELIFLRTFFVDSLKQCQGETKITLPFPLQVKLNHVKVESSLIELLIHEATLMAPLKDLLDNVKLELIFLRAFLMDWFDKCKDQTKITDVLTLVQSVTADTGSLINFISHNSKQGNLSWEISLLHFGLFLKFKFIKRAIGQMCPIISASSAPDNAAINLLEFIPINFEVISSYFSKLKFSKTSFTGIPRMDELLMEFLEYILDNLRELLKDEADLRFHEVTKFYQGLLLIETFVADIPVECKKQQELLTEIENIAIEAETAVTSCGEKTNEADRVLFLLQVKLNHIKIESSLIELTKHEELVAPLNDMIENVKQELIFLRNFLMDSSDQCNKQTKTADVLCLIQSVTTEAGSVINSVSHNSKQGGLAKEINLSHFQLLLKFKFIKAAIRQMCPTASASSSSNHLIMINLLNFFPFDFEVIDSYFSMLKSSKTSSLGGSKMDEIFIGLHAYILDSLKVLPNNEANVVFTDKRKRFYQGLLLLVTFLLDPPIQYIECMKQNDLLTEIETIALEAKDVIRSSYEDVVNGNESNKVNLEIKLLTVAFKFIKSEGNLTHLLKHKATLEAQIIALIEDTHEELVFLRAFFVDLLRQHKELYKLHDLLVHAEVTVHNAVLISGSCCEEMSLSLVVLRREIKAVKAEVRSVCFEDLDASSCNMTKTNIEGLVKFLLNNLDRVFTCDAGSIPFMKNQIPVVQENLVCLGSFLEHILQHRDMHKEFKDLVERVQXVVNSSKYVIFFSVSCDNPVWYHLLYPYDVKQVHKFVEEEVKMICYKVPDSSLFGFSKTSGLGFLNYFLGKLEELLHSKLDLITELKHQIGSVKEELIHLRSFLSHFSENNGEHDDVYGLVTEMAYKSEYVIDSCFSISYPLWYKVHWISEVVENIKLLNKDVSEIFRRKHIEVTLHEVAKTSTYLIEPSLLANAPTENEEMVLFQDVMEIIKKQLLGGSSQLDVISIVGMPGLGKTTLAEQIYNDQIVAGYFDVHGKCHVTQTYSWRELLLTLLNDVMPSDHTKKADDQLAKELRQVLLTKRFLILIDDVWDTKAWDYIHMCFQGIXNGSRIILTTRLSEVAQYAKCESNPHDLPLLTDNESWKLLQKKVFHRGSCPPELGDVGFRIAKSCGGLPLFIVLVAGVLKEKNEKADLWKEVEESLDALNIDSLEERMSIIGFSYMNLPHHLKPCFLYFGGFLRGKSIHVSKLTRLWLAEGFVLEHNEKGLEDVAEDFLKNLISRNLVMDMEKRFNGKMKTCRVHDLLHKFCLEKAKQENFLLWIYRNDDANARIYPDKPEEYRLSIHSCRDEFAEWRPHSSSIRSLLFNATSDDQYTTVARDISFILNSFKLVKVLDLESINIGYTFPTEIESLIHMKYFAALTGADTIPSSIAKLWNLETFIIKGMRGQVTLPCSLLNMTKLRQIHVNDRASFDLDNMSKSLADSQLVNLQTFSTPYVSYGEDAEKILRNMPNLTKLKCIVGCSRKWRGECVLIPRLDYLSRLESLNLFSNNCPVECLRGFNFPSELRELTLSXCNLEVLKLVNNAFAGVQWNVNDTEFPQLKYLKLDSLNFAKWSISEDSFPSLERLVLTNCKRLENIPSHFEDVVSLKSIEVNWCSWSVANSAEEIQTTQREDMANDAFTVTIQPPDWDRRS from the exons ATGGCGGCAGATGCTTGCAATGCAGTTACAAATG ATAGACATTTGGGAAATTCGGTGAATAATGAATTGGAGAGTGCTAAGAAACGGCTAAACTTTGTAGCTGAATTTCTCAAGCAATTGGAGAAACgttt gcctaagacctaatttcacaaacGTACCCATGAGAATAGGCTTTCTGCAAAAATCGAGTCCTTATTTGAAGAAGCTCACAATGACTTTTATGAGATATGGTGCCATATGAATAATGAAGGTCGAACAAAGGTTA ATTCTAAGGTGTTGAAAAAACTAAAACCGGCTTTTATTGCTAGGCAAATCAAAGATTCAAAGCCATTGAGATCAACTATCGGAATTACTGTCGATATGATGACATTTGTAGATTCTTTGCTTGAGAGTGTTCTGGTTCTATGGAAATGTATGAAGGATTTTACTGCCCCTCACATCACGAAAGGCGAAATGCTTGAAAAGAAGCTGATTTCTCTGAGATTCCTCATTTTTACTGCATATTCTTGCGTTTATGAGGACGAGACAATAATGAGTGATCTCTTGATCCATGCTGAGGATGTAGCTTACAATGCTGCACACTCTTTCTTATGTTTGGACTCGGAAAGTGTGGTGCATTCTGAGTTCTGTAAGCTGTTGGAAACAGTAAGTCCTGTTAAACCTGAAGTGACACAGATTTATACGAGAGTCCTAAAAGGCCACGCAAATTCATCAGGAGCAAAAACTTCAATGATATCTCATGAAGTTGTGGAAGGTTTTCTCTGTTCTCTCCGAGAGGACCTAGAAGAACTGCGAAGTCGTGACGACAGCTTGAAAGTGGCCTTTGGTGATCATATGCAATGGCTTCAACAAGGATTGGTTTACCTTGGTACTTTTCTTCTGAACTTGCCAACACCATGCACTGAGGACGAAAATCGATTTTCTCTTCTATCACATATTGAATATGTGGCTAGTGAGGCGGCAATTCTGGTCTACTCCTTGTACGATAAGGATGTGGACAAGACTACTCATTTTCCTTTGCAAGTGAAGTTTAATCATGTCAAGATAGAGGTTGAGATGGTTAAGCTACACGAAACCACCGAGGTGGCTTCTTTGAAGGATCTGATTGATAAAGTTCAACAAGAGCTGATGTTCTTGGGAGCTTTTCTCATGGATTCATTGCAGCAGTGTATAGAGCAAGCTAAGATAACAGACATCTTGTCGTTGCTTCTATATGTAACCACCGAAGCAGGATCTGTCGTTAATTCTCTTTCAAATGATTTGGAGCAAGGGGATTTGGAAAGGGAAATGGATATTGCATATTGCCAATTGGTTCTTAAGTTTAAATTTGTTAATGCAGTACTCAGACAAACGTGTCCTGTCATTTTTGATTCGTCGGAATCAAACTATCCTATGAGAAA CTTTCTTCCTATTAACTTTGATGTCATTGATTCATATTTCAGCA CTAAATCCTCAAAGATATCATCCTTTGGTAGCCCGAAGATTGATGAGGTTTTGATGGGGTTTCTTGAATATATTCTCGATCATCTCCAAGAGTTGCTGAATGATGAAGGTAGTTTGATTGTTGCTGCTACGAATGAGGTGAAGAAGTTCTACCAGGGATTGTTGCTTCTAGTAACATTTTTCATTGACACGTCGATCCAGTACACTGAATGTGAGAGACAAAATGATCTCTTGACTGAAACTGAAACAATAGTGAATGAAGCTGAATCTGCTGTCAATTCATTGCTTAAGACTACTGAAGTAGAGCATGTGCTTTTCCATTTGCAAGTTAAGCTTAATCTTATCAAGGTAGAGAGTGGTCTGATTGAGCTACGGAAACATGAAGCCACCGTGATTTCTCCTTTGAAGGATCTAATTGTAAATGTCAAGGATGAGCTGATATTCTGGAGAAGTTTTCTCATGGATTCATTGGAGCAGACCAAAGGGAAAACTAAAATTACCGTTCCATTTTCCGTGCAACTAAAGCTTAATCATATAAAGGTAGAGAGCAGTTTGATTGAGCTACTAAAACGTGGCGCCACCATGATAGCTCCTTTGAAATGTCTGATTGAAGATGTGCAGGAAGAGCTGATGTTCTTGAGAACTTTTCTCATGGATTCATTGGAGCAGTGCAAAGAGCAAACTCAAGTAAGTGATGTTTTGACCATGGTTCAATCTGTGACCACTGGAGCAGGATCGCTCATTAGCTCTCGTTACTTCAGTTCAAATCGAGGAGACTTGGATAGAGAAATCAATCTCATGCATTTCGCATTGTTTCTTATGTTCAAGTTCATTAAGGCAGTGATTAGACAGATGTGTCCCGTTATCTCTGCATCCACGACAGTGATTGATCATCCTTTGATAAATCTGCTGAACTTTGTACCTATCTACTTTGAGGTTATTTATCCTTACTTTGGCTTGCTCAAATCCACAAAGACAGTATACTTGAGTAGCCCGAAGATGGATGACATTTTGATGGTGTTTCTTGACTATATTCTCAACAACATCAGTGTACTACTGAAGAATGAAACCAATTTGTTTGTTACTGGTGCAAATGAGGTGAAAAAGTTTTACCAAGGGTTGTTGCTTATAGTAACATTTATTGCTGATCCCCCGAGTCACTACATTGAATGCAAGAACAAAAATGAGCTCTTGATGGAAATTGAAACTATCGCAATTGAGGCTGAATTTGCTGTCCGTTCATCTTATGAGGATCATTCAGTGCTTTTACCATTGCAATTGAAGCTCAATTGTATTATGGCAGAGAGCAGTCTGACTAAGCTACTTAAACATACCGATATGAACCCTTTGAAGAATCTGATTGTCAATGTCAAGGAAGAGTTGATATTCTTGCGAACATTTTTCGTGGATTCATTGAAGCAGTGCCAAGGGGAAACCAAGATTACTCTGCCATTTCCTTTGCAGGTAAAGCTTAATCATGTCAAGGTAGAAAGCAGCTTGATCGAGCTACTAATACACGAAGCCACCTTGATGGCTCCATTGAAGGATCTGCTTGACAATGTTAAGCTAGAGCTGATATTCTTGAGAGCTTTTCTCATGGATTGGTTTGACAAGTGCAAAGATCAAACTAAGATAACTGATGTTCTGACCCTGGTACAATCCGTCACTGCTGATACAGGATcactcattaattttatttctcataATTCAAAGCAAGGAAACTTGTCGTGGGAAATTAGTCTCTTGCATTTCGGATTGTTTCTTAAGTTTAAGTTCATCAAGAGAGCAATTGGACAGATGTGTCCCATCATTTCTGCATCATCAGCTCCAGATAATGCTGCGATAAATCTGCTGGAGTTTATTCCGATTAACTTTGAGGTCATTAGTTCGTATTTCAGCAAGCTGAAATTCTCTAAGACATCATTCACAGGAATCCCAAGGATGGATGAGCTTTTGATGGAGTTCCTTGAATATATTCTAGATAATCTCCGCGAGTTACTGAAGGATGAAGCTGATTTGAGATTTCATGAGGTGACGAAGTTTTACCAAGGGTTACTTCTCATAGAAACATTTGTTGCTGATATCCCTGTTGAATGCAAGAAACAACAGGAGCTCCTGACAGAAATTGAAAATATCGCAATTGAGGCCGAAACTGCTGTCACTTCTTGTGGTGAGAAGACTAATGAAGCAGACCGTGTGCTATTTCTTTTGCAAGTGAAGCTTAATCATATCAAGATAGAGAGCAGTTTGATTGAGCTAACAAAACATGAAGAATTGGTAGCTCCTTTGAACGATATGATCGAGAATGTTAAGCAGGAGTTGATATTCTTGAGAAATTTTCTCATGGATTCATCAGATCAGTGCAACAAGCAAACAAAGACAGCTGATGTTTTGTGTCTGATACAATCTGTTACCACCGAAGCAGGATCCGTCATCAATTCGGTCTCTCATAATTCAAAGCAAGGAGGCTTAGCTAAGGAAATAAATCTCTCACATTTTCAGTTGCTTCTTAAGTTTAAGTTTATCAAGGCAGCAATTAGACAGATGTGTCCCACCGCTTCTGCATCGTCATCATCGAACCATCTCATTATGATAAATCTGCTgaacttttttccttttgactTTGAGGTCATTGATTCATATTTCAGCATGCTTAAATCCTCAAAGACATCGTCCTTAGGTGGCTCGAAGATGGATGAGATTTTCATAGGGCTTCATGCGTACATCCTTGACAGCCTCAAAGTGTTACCAAATAATGAAGCCAATGTTGTATTTACTGATAAAAGGAAAAGGTTTTACCAAGGGTTGTTGCTCCtggtaacatttcttcttgatcCGCCAAttcagtacattgaatgcatGAAGCAAAATGATCTCTTGACAGAAATCGAAACTATTGCACTCGAGGCTAAAGATGTTATCCGTTCATCTTATGAGGATGTTGTGAATGGAAATGAAAGCAACAAAGTCAATCTAGAGATCAAGCTTTTGACAGTGGCTTTCAAGTTTATCAAGTCTGAGGGGAACTTGACACATCTGCTAAAGCACAAAGCCACGTTGGAAGCTCAAATTATAGCTCTGATTGAAGATACTCATGAAGAGCTTGTTTTCCTCAGAGCTTTTTTTGTAGATCTTCTCAGGCAACACAAAGAGCTATACAAATTGCATGATCTTCTAGTGCATGCTGAAGTGACTGTCCACAATGCAGTACTAATCAGTGGTTCTTGTTGTGAGGAAATGAGTCTTTCATTAGTTGTGTTGCGACGTGAGATCAAGGCTGTCAAGGCAGAGGTAAGAAGCGTATGCTTTGAAGATTTGGATGCATCATCTTGCAACATGACTAAGACAAATATAGAAGGCCTTGTCAAGTTTTTACTAAACAATCTGGACAGGGTGTTCACCTGTGATGCTGGTTCGATCCCTTTTATGAAGAATCAAATACCTGTCGTCCAAGAAAATCTGGTGTGTTTGGGCTCTTTCCTTGAACATATTTTACAGCACCGCGACATGCATAAGGAATTCAAGGACCTCGTAGAACGTGTTCAATAGGTCGTTAATAGTTCAAAGTATGTCATTTTCTTCTCTGTCAGTTGTGATAATCCTGTTTGGTATCACTTGTTATATCCTTATGATGTCAAACAAGTGCataaatttgttgaagaagaggTGAAAATGATTTGTTATAAAGTCCCAGACTCTTCACTCTTTGGCTTCTCCAAGACCAGTGGATTAGGATTCCTCAATTATTTTTTGGGCAAGTTGGAGGAGCTGTTACATTCGAAGCTTGACTTAATCACCGAACTGAAGCATCAGATCGGATCAGTCAAGGAAGAGTTGATACATCTAAGATCTTTTCTGAGTCATTTTTCAGAGAACAACGGTGAGCATGATGATGTTTATGGTCTTGTAACTGAAATGGCATACAAAAGTGAGTATGTTATCGACTCTTGCTTCTCGATTTCCTACCCACTCTGGTACAAAGTTCATTGGATTTCTGAAGTTGTCGAGAATATTAAGCTTCTTAATAAAGATGTTAGTGAGATATTTAGAAGAAAGCATATTGAAGTGACGCTGCATGAAGTTGCAAAGACTTCCACTTATCTTATTGAGCCATCTTTATTAGCTAATGCCCcaacagaaaatgaagaaatggtGCTTTTCCAGGATGTGATGGAGATAATAAAAAAGCAATTACTTGGTGGATCGTCTCAGCTAGACGTTATCTCAATAGTAGGCATGCCTGGTTTAGGCAAGACTACTCTAGCCGAGCAGATTTACAATGATCAGATAGTTGCCGGTTACTTTGATGTTCATGGTAAGTGTCATGTGACTCAAACATATTCATGGAGAGAATTGTTACTTACTCTTTTGAATGATGTTATGCCTTCTGATCACACGAAGAAAGCAGATGATCAATTAGCTAAAGAGCTACGTCAAGTTTTGTTGACGAAGAGATTCTTAATCCTCATTGATGATGTATGGGACACAAAAGCATGGGACTATATACATATGTGCTTTCAAGGTATTTAAAATGGTAGTAGAATAATCCTAACTACTCGGCTCTCTGAGGTGGCGCAATATGCTAAATGTGAAAGTAATCCCCATGATCTTCCTTTACTAACAGATAATGAGAGTTGGAAGTTATTACAGAAAAAGGTTTTCCATCGAGGCAGCTGTCCACCTGAACTTGGAGATGTGGGATTTCGAATAGCAAAAAGTTGTGGCGGGTTGCCTCTATTCATCGTGCTAGTAGCTGGTGTTCtgaaagagaaaaatgaaaaagcaGATTTGTGGAAAGAAGTAGAAGAAAGTCTAGATGCACTGAACATCGATAGCCTGGAAGAGCGCATGTCGATAATTGGATTCAGTTACATGAATTTACCACATCATCTGAAGCCTTGCTTTTTGTATTTTGGAGGATTTTTGAGGGGCAAGAGCATACACGTCTCGAAATTGACAAGGCTATGGTTGGCAGAAGGTTTCGTACTTGAACATAACGAAAAAGGACTTGAAGATGTTGCAGAAGATTTCTTGAAAAACCTTATTAGTAGAAATCTAGTCATGGACATGGAGAAAAGGTTCAATGGCAAGATGAAAACGTGTCGTGTTCATGATCTATTGCACAAATTCTGCTTGGAGAAGGCCAAACAGGAGAATTTTTTGCTCTGGATCTATAG AAATGATGATGCGAATGCTCGTATCTATCCTGACAAGCCTGAAGAATATCGTTTGTCCATACATTCTTGCCGGGATGAGTTTGCTGAGTGGCGTCCACATAGCTCAAGTATCCGCTCTTTACTGTTCAATGCCACCAGTGATGATCAGTATACTACAGTGGCGCGTGATATCTCCTTCATCCTTAACAGCTTCAAACTCGTTAAGGTATTGGATTTGGAATCGATCAACATTGGTTATACTTTTCCAACTGAAATAGAGTCTTTAATTCATATGAAGTACTTTGCTGCTCTGACTGGAGCAGATACGATTCCTTCATCTATAGCTAAGCTTTGGAATCTTGAAACGTTCATCATAAAAGGTATGCGAGGACAGGTAACATTACCATGCTCACTTTTGAATATGACTAAGTTGAGGCAAATACATGTAAATGACCGTGCTTCATTTGATCTCGACAATATGAGTAAATCCCTTGCTGATTCTCAGTTAGTTAACTTGCAAACCTTTTCCACTCCATATGTCTCTTATGGTGAAGACGCGGAAAAGATATTGAGAAATATGCCAAATTTGACAAAGCTAAAATGTATAGTTGGTTGTTCAAGGAAATGGAGAGGAGAATGTGTTCTGATTCCTAGATTAGACTATCTAAGTCGTCTCGAATCACTTAATCTGTTCTCCAACAACTGTCCAGTTGAATGTCTACGAGGATTCAATTTCCCTTCCGAGCTAAGGGAGTTAACTTTGTC ATGTAACTTGGAGGTTCTAAAGTTAGTAAACAACGCCTTTGCAGGAGTTCAGTGGAATGTGAATGATACAGAGTTCCCTCAACTCAAATACTTGAAACTGGACAGCCTCAACTTTGCTAAATGGTCGATTTCTGAGGATTCGTTCCCTAGTCTTGAACGTTTGGTTTTAACAAACTGTAAGAGGCTTGAGAACATCCCTTCTCATTTCGAGGACGTTGTTTCTCTAAAAAGCATTGAAGTAAACTGGTGCAGCTGGTCTGTTGCTAATTCAGCAGAGGAGATTCAAACAACGCAAAGGGAAGATATGGCAAATGATGCGTTCACCGTTACTATACAACCTCCTGATTGGGATAGAAGGTCATGA